In a genomic window of Flavobacterium lipolyticum:
- a CDS encoding SOS response-associated peptidase, translating to MCYYVDQKSSRRDVKIRFNIAVNDTGNFYEGMFVRGFDHPNLPIITNNNSDFVTTDATWGLIPSWAKDDSFQKKKTLNARIESIHTKPSYKNITSNRCLIISTGFYEWRWLDVKGTKKEKYFISSQIDEIFCFAGLYDNWVNPLTGVNFKTFTMVTTAANELMRYVHNHKQRMPIILKREDELSWLDPSKNISDFALPYESKIIAFPTT from the coding sequence ATGTGTTATTATGTTGACCAAAAATCTTCAAGACGCGATGTTAAAATTAGATTTAACATTGCTGTAAATGATACGGGAAATTTTTACGAAGGAATGTTTGTCCGTGGATTCGATCACCCAAACTTGCCGATTATTACAAATAATAACTCCGATTTTGTTACAACTGACGCAACTTGGGGATTAATCCCATCATGGGCAAAAGACGATAGCTTTCAAAAAAAAAAGACTTTGAATGCTCGAATTGAATCAATTCATACTAAACCATCATATAAAAATATAACTTCCAATAGATGTTTGATAATATCAACAGGGTTCTATGAATGGCGATGGTTAGACGTAAAAGGTACTAAAAAAGAAAAGTACTTTATTTCCTCCCAGATTGACGAAATATTTTGCTTTGCGGGATTGTATGACAATTGGGTCAATCCACTAACTGGGGTTAATTTTAAAACATTTACAATGGTCACGACCGCTGCCAATGAACTTATGCGTTATGTGCACAATCATAAACAACGTATGCCGATTATTTTAAAACGAGAGGATGAATTGTCCTGGCTAGATCCATCCAAAAACATTTCCGATTTCGCATTGCCATATGAGAGCAAAATCATTGCTTTTCCAACAACTTAA